In Pseudomonas oryzicola, one DNA window encodes the following:
- the cobJ gene encoding precorrin-3B C(17)-methyltransferase yields the protein MAGLNMHKAPAIVILGQGSLATAQRIRQCYPQASIHGLEGRVEGADLYYSAFGDTLRALYQQDTPIVALCAAGIVIRSLASQLSEKGVEPAVLAVAEDGSAVVPLLGGLAGVNLMAREIAEALGVTAAITTSGELRFGTCLLSPPQGYALADIEQGKRFVSDLLAGETVRIEGDAPWLQQVQLPASGEARRTIHVGHQARPANRNELLIHPRSVVVGVAGGNLHGIRAALQQAGIAEPSLACVLADEQAMADTALHEAAQALGVALRFAAKPQDVAGMVAEALPDAQLIEVADMVIAVAPAPLEVAQLGRRRGRLAVIGLGPGAAELMVPAVKAELARAEDVLGYETYVRMAGPFRGDQVLHCTDNREEMQRARHAFELAAQGRSVVVVSSGDPGVFAMAAAVLEALHESSDPAWHRVDLEILPGVSASLATAAQAGAPLGHDFCVMSLSDNLKPWSIIEKRLDLAAQADLVLAFYNPISKARPHQLGVALEVVRRHRDRNTPVVLGRDIGRPGQTLKVVTLAELVPEMVDMRTMVLVGSSHTCTFGRANGGSWVYTPRWYGNQS from the coding sequence ATGGCAGGGCTGAACATGCACAAGGCTCCGGCGATCGTCATTCTGGGCCAAGGCAGCCTGGCCACGGCGCAGCGTATCCGGCAATGTTATCCACAGGCGTCGATCCACGGCCTGGAAGGGCGGGTCGAAGGTGCCGACCTTTACTACAGCGCGTTTGGAGATACCTTGCGTGCGCTGTACCAGCAGGACACACCGATTGTTGCCCTGTGCGCAGCAGGTATCGTGATTCGCAGCCTGGCCAGCCAGCTCAGCGAGAAAGGCGTGGAACCAGCGGTGCTGGCGGTGGCTGAAGACGGCAGCGCCGTGGTACCTCTGCTGGGTGGCCTGGCTGGTGTGAACCTGATGGCGCGCGAAATTGCCGAAGCCTTGGGCGTTACTGCGGCGATTACCACCAGTGGCGAACTGCGTTTTGGTACCTGCCTGCTGAGCCCCCCGCAGGGCTATGCGCTGGCGGATATCGAGCAAGGCAAGCGCTTTGTTTCCGACCTGCTGGCTGGCGAAACAGTGCGCATCGAAGGGGATGCGCCGTGGTTGCAGCAGGTACAGCTGCCTGCCAGTGGCGAGGCGCGGCGCACCATCCATGTGGGGCATCAGGCGCGTCCGGCCAACCGCAACGAACTGCTGATTCACCCACGCTCGGTGGTAGTGGGTGTCGCGGGTGGCAATCTGCACGGCATTCGTGCCGCCTTGCAGCAGGCTGGTATCGCCGAGCCTTCGCTGGCGTGTGTGCTGGCAGATGAGCAAGCCATGGCCGATACCGCACTGCACGAGGCCGCGCAGGCACTGGGCGTGGCGTTGCGTTTTGCCGCCAAGCCGCAGGATGTGGCTGGCATGGTGGCCGAAGCATTGCCAGATGCACAACTGATCGAGGTGGCCGACATGGTCATCGCGGTGGCACCTGCACCGCTTGAGGTGGCGCAGCTCGGCCGCCGTCGTGGGCGCCTGGCGGTAATCGGCCTGGGCCCGGGCGCTGCCGAGCTGATGGTGCCGGCGGTCAAGGCCGAGTTGGCGCGTGCCGAAGATGTGCTGGGTTACGAGACCTACGTACGCATGGCCGGCCCGTTCCGGGGCGACCAGGTGCTGCACTGCACCGACAACCGCGAAGAGATGCAGCGCGCCCGGCATGCCTTCGAACTGGCGGCCCAGGGCCGTTCGGTGGTGGTGGTGTCATCCGGCGACCCGGGCGTGTTCGCCATGGCGGCTGCGGTACTTGAAGCGTTGCATGAATCCAGCGACCCTGCCTGGCATCGCGTTGACCTGGAGATCCTGCCGGGGGTGTCGGCCTCGCTGGCGACGGCCGCGCAGGCAGGGGCACCACTGGGGCATGACTTCTGCGTGATGTCGCTGTCGGACAACCTCAAGCCCTGGTCGATCATTGAAAAGCGCCTGGACCTGGCGGCGCAGGCCGACCTGGTGCTGGCGTTCTACAACCCGATTTCCAAAGCCAGGCCGCATCAGCTCGGCGTGGCGCTGGAGGTGGTGCGTCGGCATCGTGACAGGAATACACCGGTAGTCCTTGGCCGCGACATCGGTAGGCCGGGGCAGACGTTGAAGGTAGTCACATTGGCCGAGTTGGTGCCAGAAATGGTCGACATGCGCACCATGGTGCTGGTCGGTTCGTCCCATACCTGCACTTTCGGCCGTGCCAATGGCGGCTCATGGGTGTATACGCCGCGCTGGTACGGCAACCAGTCCTGA
- a CDS encoding MarC family protein, whose amino-acid sequence MLHELFSVYLKMLVLYSPFFVLSCFISLTRGHSSKERKQLAWKVAIAALVASVLLYLFGRAIFGIFGITADAFRIGAGSVLFISALGMAQGKSAVQADNVQQDVTIVPLTIPLTVGPGTIGALLVMGVGHPHWDDKVLAIVSIALASFTVGLVLYLSHRIERILGDQGLQIVSRLMGLFVCALAAQIIFTGIKGYLAP is encoded by the coding sequence ATGCTCCATGAGTTGTTCAGCGTCTACCTGAAAATGCTCGTGCTCTACAGCCCGTTCTTCGTGCTGTCGTGCTTCATCAGCCTGACCCGCGGCCACTCCAGCAAAGAACGCAAGCAACTGGCCTGGAAGGTGGCCATTGCCGCGCTCGTCGCCAGTGTCCTGCTGTACCTGTTCGGGCGTGCGATATTCGGTATTTTCGGCATCACCGCAGATGCCTTCCGCATTGGCGCCGGCAGCGTGCTATTCATCTCGGCACTGGGCATGGCCCAAGGCAAGTCGGCGGTTCAGGCAGACAACGTGCAGCAGGATGTCACCATCGTACCGCTGACCATCCCGCTGACCGTAGGCCCCGGTACCATCGGTGCATTGTTGGTGATGGGGGTGGGCCACCCACACTGGGACGACAAGGTGCTGGCCATTGTCAGCATTGCACTGGCCAGCTTCACCGTCGGCCTGGTGCTGTACCTCTCACACCGCATCGAGCGCATCCTGGGCGACCAGGGCCTGCAGATCGTAAGCCGGCTGATGGGGCTGTTCGTCTGTGCCCTGGCTGCCCAGATCATCTTCACCGGTATCAAAGGCTACCTGGCCCCCTAG
- a CDS encoding hybrid sensor histidine kinase/response regulator, with product MRRLRIASVLIVSMLTLLCLFPAAAEHDGGWAVLLDEQANLQLSDVRSERYRNQFSPLALSDLDAAPAEQAMWLHYRLAPGEQEQLLRVFAPDLSGLDLYALEGDKLLRQLHHGRQAGNASPTLRGSDHVLPLPNSKQPVDIYLRLVSEHQLRPAISLEPAAVAASDQRQPLLFGMLFGGLLMLILHNLIRFFYSRSSTALILALYHGLMLLSGLILLNLSGPWWHVWHSAQTPAAYLTLVLAGLAGLYFTQHFFSPCNSPRLNRLLQGDMLVVGVSGLVLLFVDTLPLNLMTYALMALGSVSMLLVSSYHWYRGYAPARVFSLAMVVFNLGGLVLLPALLGLTRTPTPWLLCILLGLTVASGLLLNLAVSERLRRMSEERFSASRALAASDAEINAKAEFLAKISHEIRTPMNGVLGMTELLLGTPLSVKQRDYVQTIHSAGNELLTLINEILDISKLESRQIELDDVQFDLNALIEDCLNIFRAKAEQQNVELISFTQPQVPRVISGDPTRLRQALSSLLENALKNTDQGEILLVVALDQRGEVPRLRIAVQDSGEPLPAAEREALLQAELHSHHFLSSNKLGGHLGLVIAKQLIGLMQGEFGIKSSSGMGNTLWLALPLDPSRLEQPPADLDGPLRDARVLVVDDNDTCRKVLVQQCSAWGMNVSAVPSGKEALALLRTKAHLRDYFDAVLLDQNMPGMTGMQLAAKIKEDPSLNHDILVVMLTGISNAPSKVIARNAGVKRILAKPVAGYTLKTTLAEELAQRGREQAVPASPPGTAQALELPGDFRVLVAEDNSISTKVIRGMLGKLNLEPDTASNGEEALQAMKAQRYDLVLMDCEMPILDGFSATQQLRAWEAANQRQRTPVVALTAHILAEHKERARLAGMDGHMAKPVELSQLRELIQYWASHRETKVDPAHTS from the coding sequence GTGCGTCGGCTTCGGATTGCCTCAGTTCTGATCGTCAGCATGCTGACCTTGCTCTGCCTGTTCCCGGCTGCCGCCGAACATGACGGAGGCTGGGCCGTTCTGCTCGACGAACAGGCCAACCTGCAACTGAGCGACGTGCGCTCCGAGCGTTACCGCAACCAGTTCAGCCCGCTGGCCCTCTCCGACCTGGATGCCGCACCGGCGGAACAGGCCATGTGGCTGCACTATCGCCTGGCCCCCGGTGAGCAGGAACAACTGCTGCGGGTGTTCGCCCCAGACCTGTCTGGCCTGGACCTCTACGCCCTCGAAGGCGACAAGCTTCTGCGTCAACTGCACCACGGCCGCCAAGCTGGCAATGCCAGCCCGACCCTGCGTGGCAGCGACCATGTATTACCCCTGCCCAACAGCAAGCAACCGGTAGACATCTACCTGCGCCTGGTCTCCGAGCACCAGCTGCGCCCGGCCATCAGCCTGGAGCCTGCGGCCGTGGCCGCCTCCGACCAGCGCCAGCCACTGCTGTTCGGCATGCTGTTCGGCGGCCTGCTGATGCTGATCCTGCACAACCTGATCCGCTTCTTCTACAGCCGCTCCAGCACCGCCCTGATCCTGGCTCTCTACCACGGCCTGATGCTGCTCAGCGGCCTGATCCTGCTGAATCTCAGCGGCCCCTGGTGGCACGTCTGGCACAGCGCTCAGACCCCCGCCGCCTATCTCACGCTGGTCCTGGCCGGCCTGGCTGGGCTGTATTTCACCCAGCACTTCTTCTCACCCTGCAACTCGCCGCGGCTGAATCGTCTGCTGCAGGGCGACATGCTGGTGGTCGGTGTCAGCGGGCTGGTACTGCTGTTCGTCGACACCCTGCCCCTGAACCTGATGACTTACGCCCTGATGGCCCTGGGTAGCGTCAGCATGCTGCTGGTCAGTAGCTATCACTGGTACAGGGGTTATGCCCCTGCACGGGTGTTCAGCCTGGCCATGGTGGTGTTCAACCTCGGCGGCCTGGTGCTGTTGCCGGCGTTGCTTGGCCTCACCCGCACCCCGACGCCCTGGCTGCTGTGCATCCTGCTGGGCTTGACCGTGGCCAGCGGCCTGCTGCTCAACCTGGCGGTCAGCGAACGCCTGCGGCGAATGAGCGAAGAGCGCTTCAGCGCCAGCCGCGCCCTGGCCGCCAGCGATGCCGAAATCAACGCCAAGGCCGAATTCCTGGCCAAGATCAGCCACGAAATCCGTACGCCGATGAATGGGGTGCTGGGCATGACCGAGTTGCTGCTGGGCACCCCCTTGTCGGTCAAGCAGCGCGATTACGTGCAGACCATCCACAGCGCCGGCAACGAACTGCTCACGCTGATCAACGAGATTCTCGACATTTCCAAGCTGGAATCCCGACAGATCGAACTGGATGACGTGCAGTTCGACCTCAATGCGCTGATCGAGGATTGCCTGAACATCTTCCGCGCCAAGGCCGAGCAGCAGAACGTCGAACTGATCAGCTTTACCCAGCCACAAGTACCCAGGGTGATCAGCGGCGATCCCACGCGCCTGCGCCAGGCCTTGTCGAGCCTGCTGGAAAATGCGCTGAAAAACACCGACCAGGGCGAGATCCTGTTGGTGGTGGCACTGGATCAGCGGGGTGAGGTACCGCGCCTGCGCATTGCCGTGCAGGACAGCGGCGAGCCGTTGCCTGCTGCCGAACGCGAGGCCTTGCTGCAGGCCGAACTGCACAGCCACCATTTCCTGTCCAGCAACAAGCTGGGCGGCCACCTCGGTTTGGTCATTGCCAAGCAACTGATCGGCCTGATGCAGGGCGAGTTCGGCATCAAGAGCAGCAGCGGCATGGGCAATACCTTGTGGCTGGCCCTGCCCCTTGACCCTTCTCGCCTGGAACAGCCACCGGCCGACCTCGATGGCCCACTGCGTGACGCCCGCGTGCTGGTGGTGGACGACAACGATACCTGCCGCAAAGTGCTGGTACAGCAGTGCAGCGCCTGGGGCATGAACGTCAGTGCGGTACCATCGGGCAAGGAAGCCCTGGCCCTGCTACGCACCAAGGCGCACCTGCGCGACTATTTCGACGCCGTGCTGCTGGACCAGAACATGCCGGGCATGACCGGCATGCAACTGGCCGCCAAGATCAAGGAAGACCCAAGCCTGAATCACGACATCCTGGTGGTGATGCTCACCGGTATCAGCAACGCGCCGAGCAAGGTCATTGCACGTAACGCCGGGGTCAAGCGGATCCTCGCCAAGCCGGTGGCCGGCTACACGCTGAAGACCACCCTCGCCGAAGAACTGGCCCAGCGCGGTCGCGAGCAGGCGGTACCCGCCAGCCCACCAGGCACCGCACAGGCACTGGAGCTGCCTGGCGACTTCCGCGTACTGGTCGCCGAGGACAACAGCATTTCGACCAAGGTGATCCGTGGCATGCTGGGCAAGCTCAACCTCGAGCCCGACACCGCCAGCAATGGCGAAGAGGCCCTCCAGGCGATGAAAGCGCAGCGTTATGACCTGGTGCTGATGGACTGCGAAATGCCAATACTGGATGGTTTTTCCGCCACCCAACAGCTGCGCGCCTGGGAAGCCGCCAACCAGCGCCAGCGCACCCCGGTGGTGGCGCTGACCGCGCACATTCTTGCCGAACACAAGGAACGCGCGCGCCTGGCGGGAATGGACGGGCACATGGCCAAACCGGTGGAATTGTCGCAATTGCGAGAGCTGATCCAGTATTGGGCCAGTCATCGGGAAACCAAGGTAGATCCGGCGCATACCTCCTGA
- the purD gene encoding phosphoribosylamine--glycine ligase: MKVLIIGSGGREHALAWKVAQDPRVEKVFVAPGNAGTAIEAKCENVAIDVNALEQLADFAEQNVQMTIVGPEAPLVAGVVDLFRSRGLDCFGPTKGAAQLEGSKAFTKDFLARHKIPTADYQNFTEIEPALAYLQEKGAPIVIKADGLAAGKGVIVAMTLEEAEAAVRDMLAGNAFGDAGSRVVIEEFLDGEEASFIVMVDGQNVLPMATSQDHKRVGDQDTGPNTGGMGAYSPAPVVTADVHQRVMDQVIWPTVRGMAEEGNVYTGFLYAGLMIDKAGNPKVIEFNCRFGDPETQPVMLRLESSLVLLVEAAFAKALDKVEAQWDPRPSLGVVLAAGGYPGDYAKGDVINGLEAAARIEGKVFHAGTSLKNGQVVTNGGRVLCATAMGASVADAQQQAYRLAKEVSWNGSFYRTDIGYRAIARERGEHQQ, from the coding sequence ATGAAAGTATTGATCATCGGCAGCGGCGGCCGCGAACACGCCCTGGCCTGGAAAGTCGCCCAGGACCCACGCGTAGAGAAAGTCTTCGTTGCCCCAGGCAACGCCGGCACCGCCATCGAAGCCAAGTGCGAGAACGTCGCCATCGACGTCAATGCCCTGGAACAACTGGCCGACTTCGCCGAACAGAACGTACAGATGACCATCGTCGGCCCGGAAGCGCCGCTGGTCGCCGGTGTCGTCGATCTGTTCCGCAGCCGTGGCCTGGACTGCTTCGGCCCAACCAAGGGCGCGGCCCAGCTGGAAGGCTCCAAGGCCTTCACCAAGGACTTCCTGGCCCGGCACAAGATTCCAACCGCCGACTACCAGAACTTCACTGAAATCGAGCCCGCCCTGGCCTACCTGCAGGAAAAAGGCGCGCCAATCGTGATCAAGGCCGATGGCCTGGCCGCCGGCAAGGGCGTGATCGTCGCCATGACCCTCGAGGAGGCCGAAGCCGCCGTGCGCGACATGCTGGCCGGCAATGCCTTCGGTGACGCAGGTTCGCGCGTGGTGATCGAGGAGTTCCTCGACGGCGAGGAAGCCAGCTTCATCGTCATGGTCGATGGCCAGAACGTGCTGCCCATGGCCACCAGCCAGGACCACAAGCGCGTCGGCGACCAGGACACCGGCCCGAATACTGGCGGCATGGGTGCCTACTCCCCTGCTCCGGTGGTCACCGCCGATGTGCACCAGCGCGTGATGGACCAGGTGATCTGGCCGACCGTGCGTGGCATGGCCGAAGAAGGCAACGTCTATACCGGCTTCCTCTACGCCGGCCTGATGATCGACAAGGCGGGCAACCCCAAGGTCATCGAGTTCAACTGCCGCTTCGGCGACCCGGAAACCCAGCCGGTCATGCTGCGCCTGGAATCGAGCCTGGTGCTGCTGGTCGAAGCTGCATTCGCCAAGGCGCTGGACAAGGTCGAAGCCCAGTGGGACCCGCGCCCGAGCCTGGGCGTGGTGCTGGCCGCCGGCGGTTACCCGGGCGACTATGCCAAGGGTGACGTGATCAACGGCCTGGAAGCAGCGGCCAGGATCGAAGGCAAGGTATTCCATGCCGGTACTTCGCTGAAGAACGGCCAGGTGGTGACCAACGGTGGCCGCGTGCTCTGCGCCACCGCCATGGGTGCCAGCGTTGCCGACGCCCAGCAGCAAGCCTATCGCCTGGCCAAGGAAGTCAGCTGGAACGGCAGCTTCTACCGTACCGACATCGGCTATCGGGCCATTGCCCGCGAGCGCGGTGAGCACCAGCAGTAA
- the purH gene encoding bifunctional phosphoribosylaminoimidazolecarboxamide formyltransferase/IMP cyclohydrolase yields the protein MTDQTTRLPVRRALISVSDKTGILEFARELQQLGVEILSTGGTYKLLKDNGVNAVEVADYTGFAEMMDGRVKTLHPKIHGGILGRRGIDDAIMSEHGIKPIDLVAVNLYPFEATISKPGCDLPTAIENIDIGGPTMVRSAAKNHKDVAIVVNASDYASVVEGLKAGGLTYAQRFDLMLKAFEHTAAYDGMIANYMGTIDQAKDTLSTEGRSEFPRTFNSQFVKAQEMRYGENPHQSAAFYVEAKKGEASVSTAIQLQGKELSFNNVADTDAALECVKSFVKPACVIVKHANPCGVAVVPEDEGGIRKAYDLAYATDTESAFGGIIAFNRELDGETAKAIVDRQFVEVIIAPKISQAARDVVAAKQNVRLLECGEWPAERAAGWDFKRVNGGLLVQSRDIGMISADDLKIVTKRAPTEQEIHDLVFAWKVAKFVKSNAIVYAKQRQTIGVGAGQMSRVNSARIAAIKAEHAGLQVQGAVMASDAFFPFRDGIDNAAKVGISAVIQPGGSMRDAEVIAAADEAGIAMVFTGMRHFRH from the coding sequence ATGACCGACCAGACTACCCGCCTGCCAGTCCGCCGCGCCCTGATCAGCGTCTCCGACAAGACCGGTATCCTCGAATTCGCCCGTGAGCTGCAGCAGCTCGGTGTCGAGATCCTGTCCACCGGCGGCACCTACAAGCTGCTCAAGGACAACGGCGTCAATGCGGTGGAAGTAGCCGACTACACCGGCTTCGCCGAAATGATGGATGGCCGGGTCAAGACTCTGCACCCGAAAATTCACGGCGGCATCCTCGGCCGTCGCGGCATCGACGACGCCATCATGAGCGAGCACGGCATCAAGCCGATCGATCTGGTGGCGGTCAACCTGTACCCGTTCGAGGCGACCATTTCCAAGCCTGGCTGTGACCTGCCGACCGCCATCGAGAACATCGACATCGGCGGCCCGACCATGGTCCGTTCGGCTGCCAAGAACCACAAGGACGTGGCCATCGTGGTCAACGCCAGCGACTATGCCAGCGTCGTCGAAGGCCTCAAGGCCGGTGGCCTGACCTACGCCCAGCGCTTCGATCTGATGCTCAAGGCGTTCGAGCACACCGCAGCCTACGACGGCATGATCGCCAACTACATGGGCACCATCGACCAGGCCAAAGATACCCTGAGCACCGAAGGCCGCAGCGAGTTCCCGCGCACCTTCAACAGCCAGTTCGTCAAGGCCCAGGAAATGCGCTACGGCGAGAACCCGCACCAGAGCGCGGCGTTCTATGTCGAGGCGAAAAAAGGCGAAGCCAGCGTTTCCACCGCCATTCAGTTGCAGGGCAAGGAGCTGTCGTTCAACAACGTGGCCGACACCGATGCTGCGCTGGAATGCGTGAAGAGCTTCGTCAAGCCAGCCTGCGTCATCGTCAAGCATGCCAACCCGTGCGGCGTTGCCGTGGTACCTGAAGACGAAGGCGGTATCCGCAAGGCCTACGACCTGGCCTATGCGACCGACACCGAGTCGGCGTTCGGCGGCATCATCGCCTTCAACCGCGAGCTGGACGGCGAAACCGCCAAGGCCATCGTCGACCGCCAGTTCGTCGAAGTGATCATCGCACCGAAGATCTCCCAGGCCGCCCGCGACGTGGTTGCCGCCAAGCAGAACGTACGTCTGCTGGAGTGCGGTGAATGGCCAGCCGAGCGCGCTGCCGGTTGGGACTTCAAGCGCGTCAACGGTGGCCTGCTGGTGCAAAGCCGCGATATCGGCATGATCAGCGCCGATGACCTGAAGATCGTCACCAAGCGTGCACCGACCGAACAAGAGATCCACGACCTGGTGTTCGCCTGGAAAGTGGCCAAGTTCGTCAAGTCCAACGCCATCGTCTACGCCAAGCAGCGCCAGACCATCGGCGTCGGTGCCGGCCAGATGAGCCGCGTCAACTCGGCACGCATCGCGGCAATCAAGGCTGAGCATGCCGGCCTGCAGGTGCAGGGTGCTGTCATGGCATCGGATGCGTTCTTCCCGTTCCGTGACGGTATCGACAACGCAGCTAAAGTGGGTATCAGTGCCGTGATCCAGCCAGGTGGCTCGATGCGAGATGCCGAGGTGATTGCTGCCGCTGATGAAGCCGGCATCGCCATGGTCTTCACCGGCATGCGCCACTTCCGCCACTGA
- the fis gene encoding DNA-binding transcriptional regulator Fis — MTMMTETFVSGTTPVSDNANLKQHLNTPSEEGQTLRDSVEKALHNYFAHLEGATVTDVYNLVLSEVEAPLLESVMNYVKGNQTKASEMLGLNRGTLRKKLKQYDLL, encoded by the coding sequence ATGACGATGATGACCGAGACATTTGTGAGTGGAACAACGCCCGTGAGCGACAACGCCAACCTGAAACAGCACCTGAACACGCCGAGCGAAGAAGGCCAGACCCTTCGCGACAGCGTCGAGAAGGCGCTGCACAACTACTTCGCCCACCTGGAAGGCGCGACCGTGACGGACGTGTACAACCTGGTGCTCTCCGAAGTCGAGGCGCCCCTGCTCGAAAGCGTGATGAACTACGTGAAGGGCAACCAGACCAAGGCCAGCGAGATGCTCGGGCTGAACCGAGGCACCCTGCGCAAGAAGCTCAAGCAGTACGACTTGCTGTAA
- the dusB gene encoding tRNA dihydrouridine synthase DusB, protein MSAVRIGQYTLRNNLILAPMAGVTDQPFRTLCQRLGAGMVVSEMVSSDMSLWNSRKSSLRRIHEGDPEPRSVQIAGGDAQMMAAAAQANVEAGAQIIDINMGCPAKKVCNKAAGSALLRDEALVSEILHAVVGAVDVPVTLKIRTGWDRANKNGLNVAKIAEQAGIQALAVHGRTRADLYTGEAEYDTIAAIKQAVSIPVFANGDITSPEKARAVLDATGVDGLLIGRAAQGRPWIFREIEHYLRTGEHLPAPQLDEVERILLEHLAALHAFYGDVMGVRIARKHVGWYLATRPGGKEFRSRFNALEDTQAQCANVRAFFSERRQSLETEDGQGVAA, encoded by the coding sequence ATGTCGGCGGTACGCATCGGCCAATACACACTACGTAACAACCTGATCCTCGCGCCCATGGCCGGCGTCACGGACCAGCCTTTCCGTACACTTTGCCAGCGCCTGGGCGCCGGCATGGTGGTGTCGGAAATGGTCTCCAGCGACATGAGCCTGTGGAACAGCCGCAAGTCGAGCCTGCGCCGCATCCATGAAGGTGATCCCGAGCCTCGCTCGGTGCAGATCGCTGGCGGTGATGCGCAGATGATGGCAGCGGCGGCGCAAGCCAATGTCGAAGCGGGTGCCCAGATCATCGATATCAACATGGGCTGCCCGGCAAAAAAAGTCTGCAACAAAGCTGCAGGCTCTGCTTTATTGAGAGATGAAGCCTTGGTCAGCGAGATTCTCCACGCCGTGGTCGGCGCCGTGGACGTCCCGGTGACGCTGAAGATTCGCACCGGTTGGGACCGGGCGAACAAGAACGGCCTGAACGTGGCGAAGATCGCCGAACAGGCCGGCATCCAGGCGCTGGCGGTACATGGCCGCACACGCGCCGACCTGTATACCGGCGAAGCCGAATACGACACCATCGCTGCCATCAAGCAGGCGGTGTCGATCCCGGTTTTTGCCAACGGCGATATCACCTCGCCAGAAAAGGCCCGGGCGGTGCTGGACGCCACCGGTGTCGATGGCCTGCTGATTGGCCGGGCTGCCCAGGGGCGGCCATGGATCTTTCGCGAGATCGAGCATTACCTGCGCACCGGCGAACACTTGCCGGCGCCGCAGCTGGACGAAGTGGAACGCATCCTGCTGGAGCACCTGGCCGCGCTGCATGCCTTCTATGGCGATGTGATGGGCGTACGTATCGCCCGCAAGCACGTTGGCTGGTACCTGGCAACACGACCCGGCGGCAAGGAGTTTCGCTCCCGGTTCAACGCTTTGGAAGACACACAAGCGCAGTGCGCCAACGTTCGTGCGTTTTTCAGCGAACGTCGACAGAGCCTTGAGACAGAGGACGGACAAGGGGTGGCCGCATGA
- a CDS encoding DUF3426 domain-containing protein, which translates to MTDSFVTQCPHCQTSFRVTHHQLSVARGVVRCGHCLQVFNAARQLLEQNRTSTGSGPVVPAPVPAVPDEPAVEPRVAHEPAVDEHSSSADGDWALTAQALDALDLDKELERLERRGQPIPARAAEQDDRLQARRDELQPDEHANDLFGTASDDSFEPPIADEPAPVLQPQPLELDLEPTPGQRTEPTLGGSLDLDIDDEPPVRQVADDNRPAFDASPHASDDEVPEKGLSARDDEPLALSLSAHDDDPVEPLPGERLEPGFSGKSERPMRKEPLVDVVDDPLQLGWEKPAPNWGKRLLWGFLTVLAAGLLAFQYVWFHFDEMARQDQYRPLFQQVCPLVGCEVPTRVDIARIKSSNLVVRSHPDFKGALIVDAIIYNRAPFAQPFPLLELRFADLNGQLIASRRFKPSEYLSGELAGRGEMPSQTPIHIALDILDPGPKAVNYSLSFRSPE; encoded by the coding sequence ATGACCGACAGTTTCGTCACCCAGTGCCCGCATTGCCAGACTAGCTTTCGCGTCACTCACCACCAACTGAGCGTGGCACGCGGCGTGGTGCGCTGCGGCCATTGCCTGCAGGTATTCAATGCTGCCAGGCAGTTGCTGGAGCAGAATCGCACCAGCACAGGGAGTGGACCTGTGGTACCGGCGCCAGTACCAGCGGTGCCTGACGAGCCGGCGGTCGAGCCAAGGGTTGCGCACGAACCGGCTGTCGACGAGCACAGCAGTTCTGCCGACGGAGACTGGGCGCTCACCGCCCAGGCACTGGACGCCCTCGATCTCGACAAGGAGCTGGAACGCCTGGAGCGTCGCGGCCAACCCATACCGGCACGCGCCGCCGAGCAGGATGACCGGTTGCAGGCGCGGCGTGACGAGTTGCAGCCGGACGAACACGCCAACGACCTGTTCGGCACGGCCAGCGATGATTCCTTCGAACCGCCAATCGCAGACGAGCCCGCCCCGGTGCTGCAGCCTCAGCCGCTCGAACTGGATCTGGAGCCCACCCCCGGTCAGCGCACCGAGCCGACCCTCGGCGGCAGCCTGGACCTGGACATCGACGATGAGCCACCGGTACGCCAGGTTGCCGACGATAACCGCCCCGCATTCGATGCATCGCCGCACGCGAGCGATGACGAAGTTCCGGAAAAAGGCCTGAGTGCACGCGACGACGAGCCACTGGCGCTGAGCCTGTCGGCGCATGATGACGACCCGGTCGAGCCACTGCCCGGCGAACGCCTGGAACCAGGCTTTTCTGGCAAAAGCGAGCGCCCGATGCGCAAGGAGCCACTGGTCGACGTGGTCGACGACCCACTGCAACTGGGTTGGGAAAAGCCGGCACCAAACTGGGGCAAGCGCCTGCTCTGGGGCTTTCTGACCGTGCTGGCCGCCGGCCTGCTGGCGTTCCAGTACGTGTGGTTCCACTTCGACGAAATGGCCCGCCAGGACCAGTATCGGCCGCTCTTCCAGCAGGTCTGCCCGCTGGTCGGATGCGAGGTCCCGACTCGCGTCGATATCGCCCGGATCAAGAGCAGCAACCTGGTGGTGCGCAGCCACCCGGACTTCAAAGGCGCATTGATCGTCGATGCGATCATCTACAACCGCGCGCCGTTCGCCCAGCCGTTCCCGCTGCTGGAACTGCGCTTTGCCGACCTCAATGGCCAGCTGATCGCCAGTCGGCGCTTCAAGCCCAGCGAGTACCTCTCCGGCGAACTGGCCGGGCGTGGCGAGATGCCCAGCCAGACCCCGATCCATATTGCCCTGGACATCCTCGACCCAGGGCCGAAGGCCGTGAATTACAGCCTCAGCTTCCGTTCACCAGAATAA